One window of the Sporomusaceae bacterium FL31 genome contains the following:
- a CDS encoding FAD-dependent oxidoreductase has translation MANVVVVGGGWSGCAAAIAAKKAGMDQVILLERTDMLLGTGLVGGIMRNNGRFTAAEEAIAMGGGDLFQATDQCSRHQNIEFPGHKHASLYDVAKIEPIVRKLLEDYEIEYRTLARVRDISMKGSKITSVITDADDEVYGDVFVEATGTAGPQGNCSKHGNGCAMCIIRCPAFGPRISVAGRAGIQEKHGKKPDGSTGAMSGSCKLLKESLDSNIVRQLNDYGLAIIPIPVHLRKADALGIKACQQYALQEFAENIILLDTGHAKLMTPFYPIEKLRSIPGFENARFEDPYAGGVGNSMRYFDLSPHDNTLKVTGVDNLFCCGEKAGLLVGHTEAIVTGTLAGHNAARSQAKMDLLVLPETLAIGDAIAHVNAQMQTDAGMSLKYTFSGAQYFQRMQEKGLYTTDITTIQERVRLAGLSNVFSEVIQ, from the coding sequence ATGGCGAACGTCGTTGTGGTTGGCGGAGGCTGGTCAGGTTGTGCAGCAGCTATTGCCGCTAAAAAAGCTGGTATGGATCAAGTGATTCTATTGGAACGAACCGATATGCTCTTAGGGACTGGATTGGTTGGCGGAATCATGCGAAACAACGGCCGCTTTACAGCAGCTGAAGAAGCTATTGCTATGGGTGGTGGTGATCTGTTTCAGGCAACCGATCAATGTTCGCGTCATCAGAATATCGAGTTTCCAGGCCATAAGCATGCAAGCTTATATGATGTCGCAAAAATCGAACCAATAGTTCGCAAATTGCTTGAGGACTACGAAATTGAATATCGTACCCTAGCCAGAGTCAGGGATATCAGTATGAAAGGGAGCAAGATTACCTCGGTTATTACTGATGCTGATGATGAAGTTTATGGCGATGTTTTTGTAGAAGCTACTGGTACGGCTGGGCCGCAGGGTAACTGCAGTAAACATGGCAATGGCTGTGCGATGTGCATCATTCGCTGTCCGGCATTTGGTCCAAGGATTAGTGTTGCCGGACGCGCTGGTATTCAAGAGAAACATGGCAAAAAACCGGATGGATCAACTGGCGCTATGAGTGGATCCTGCAAACTTCTTAAGGAGTCACTGGATTCTAACATTGTACGGCAGCTTAATGACTATGGTTTAGCCATAATACCCATCCCGGTGCACTTGCGTAAAGCAGATGCACTGGGGATAAAAGCCTGCCAGCAATATGCGCTGCAAGAATTTGCAGAAAATATCATTTTACTGGATACAGGACATGCCAAGCTCATGACACCGTTTTATCCAATCGAAAAACTGCGCAGCATTCCGGGTTTTGAGAATGCCCGCTTTGAAGATCCCTATGCAGGCGGTGTCGGAAATTCTATGCGCTACTTCGATTTATCACCCCATGACAATACGCTCAAAGTTACAGGAGTTGATAATTTATTTTGCTGCGGTGAGAAAGCCGGATTGCTGGTTGGCCACACTGAGGCCATTGTGACCGGGACTTTAGCTGGTCATAATGCTGCCCGCAGCCAGGCAAAGATGGATCTGTTGGTTTTGCCTGAGACGCTAGCCATTGGAGATGCCATTGCCCATGTGAATGCTCAAATGCAGACAGATGCAGGAATGAGTTTAAAGTACACTTTCTCCGGAGCGCAATATTTTCAGCGAATGCAGGAAAAGGGGCTTTATACCACTGATATTACGACAATTCAAGAGCGAGTCCGGCTGGCTGGCTTAAGCAATGTGTTTTCTGAGGTCATCCAGTAA
- a CDS encoding phosphorylase, with protein sequence MNLLNTEFAVIGGSGTLSSDFPLGANDPGVKILADDLEFETPYGLSPAFRLFSVDDRQVLTCKMHGWRSGVSRADASRQVFWALREAGVKRIIAEGGVGTVNHLLDPRDFLIPDDYLDLSLRKDVGLEGRYLLVMRDALCPEVREQLIATTRDHYQGRIFTRGIYGVTEGRHFESPAEIAMMKGQADIVGQSLCPEVYLAREIGACIAGLYFVVNYGEGLVKEWSHQELQDIFYDDAPMISRIILDTIRKLSAKGECSCRELRKETLLKSIYNK encoded by the coding sequence ATGAATTTACTGAATACCGAGTTTGCGGTGATTGGCGGATCAGGGACGTTGTCCAGTGATTTCCCATTGGGAGCGAATGATCCAGGGGTTAAAATCTTAGCAGATGATCTTGAATTTGAAACACCTTATGGGTTAAGCCCTGCCTTTCGTTTGTTCAGTGTTGACGACAGGCAAGTATTAACTTGCAAAATGCACGGCTGGCGTAGTGGTGTAAGCCGGGCTGATGCTTCTCGTCAGGTATTTTGGGCATTGCGCGAAGCGGGTGTCAAACGGATCATTGCCGAAGGAGGCGTGGGCACTGTCAATCATTTGCTTGATCCGCGCGACTTTCTAATTCCTGATGATTATCTTGATTTGTCTTTGCGCAAAGACGTGGGTTTAGAGGGCCGTTACCTATTGGTCATGAGAGATGCGCTGTGTCCTGAAGTCAGGGAGCAATTGATTGCAACAACGCGAGATCATTATCAAGGACGAATATTTACCCGCGGCATTTATGGCGTGACTGAAGGGCGTCATTTTGAAAGTCCTGCTGAAATTGCTATGATGAAAGGGCAGGCCGATATTGTCGGTCAGAGTCTTTGTCCTGAGGTTTACTTAGCGCGAGAAATTGGCGCTTGTATTGCCGGTCTGTATTTTGTTGTTAATTATGGTGAAGGCCTTGTTAAGGAATGGTCCCACCAGGAGCTGCAGGACATTTTTTATGATGATGCACCTATGATCAGCCGGATTATTCTGGATACAATTCGTAAACTTTCGGCCAAGGGTGAATGCAGCTGTCGTGAATTACGTAAAGAAACTCTGCTCAAAAGTATTTACAATAAGTAG
- a CDS encoding xanthine/uracil permease, with amino-acid sequence MLEKIFSLRERNTTVSTEIMAGVTTFMTMAYILFVNPSILGSAGMDKNAVLLATSIGAGLVTIMMGLFVNYPIALAPGMGLNAFYAFTVVIGMGVSWQVALGAVFLSGLIFILLTVTQVRQLLVEGMPTSLKHAITVGIGLFITIIGLKLSGIMSIRLSLIPPTLEKIVASHGNGTPLSFETIIEMGKLADKEVLLALFGLLFIAVLMARNVRGSMLIGIITTTVLGILMGIVKIPAGFTPVAMPDFSNNAFFALDIAGALNMGLMTIIFTFTFVELFDTMGTLVGTATKAGLMDKNGKFPRIGRAMLVDAFGVSLGSLLGTSTITAYVESAAGVGAGGRTGLTAVVCGILFLLALFFTPLAGLIPDAATAPALIIVGALMMEGVRHIDFSDFTEALPAFLTIVLMPFTYSIANGVSAGLVVYPLLKLITGRGREVHWIIYVLAVLVIARFIFLNEG; translated from the coding sequence ATGTTAGAAAAAATTTTTTCGCTCCGTGAGCGTAATACGACTGTAAGCACCGAAATAATGGCCGGTGTTACAACTTTTATGACGATGGCTTACATATTATTTGTCAATCCGAGTATTCTGGGATCTGCCGGAATGGATAAAAACGCGGTTCTGCTGGCAACTTCAATTGGTGCCGGTTTAGTTACCATCATGATGGGCTTGTTTGTAAATTATCCAATAGCATTAGCGCCAGGTATGGGGTTAAATGCCTTTTATGCATTCACTGTTGTCATTGGTATGGGTGTTTCTTGGCAAGTTGCTTTGGGGGCAGTATTTCTATCAGGCCTTATTTTTATTTTGCTCACTGTTACACAAGTCCGGCAGCTGTTGGTCGAAGGAATGCCAACATCACTGAAACATGCTATCACTGTGGGGATTGGATTATTTATTACAATTATCGGTTTAAAGCTTTCCGGAATCATGTCAATCAGACTTTCCCTGATTCCGCCAACCTTAGAAAAAATTGTTGCTTCACACGGTAATGGAACTCCACTATCTTTTGAAACCATTATTGAAATGGGCAAATTAGCAGATAAAGAAGTCTTACTGGCTCTATTCGGCCTATTATTCATTGCCGTACTGATGGCCCGTAATGTTCGCGGCTCTATGTTAATTGGTATTATCACTACGACAGTTCTTGGAATTCTAATGGGAATTGTAAAAATTCCTGCTGGATTCACACCGGTCGCCATGCCTGATTTCAGCAATAACGCCTTTTTTGCGCTGGATATTGCTGGAGCTTTGAATATGGGGCTCATGACCATCATCTTTACTTTTACCTTTGTTGAATTATTTGATACCATGGGAACGCTTGTGGGAACTGCCACTAAGGCAGGACTGATGGACAAAAATGGCAAGTTTCCGCGTATTGGACGAGCCATGCTGGTAGATGCCTTTGGCGTCAGCTTGGGATCATTACTTGGTACCAGCACCATTACGGCCTATGTAGAAAGTGCCGCCGGTGTTGGTGCAGGTGGACGTACTGGCTTGACTGCGGTTGTCTGTGGAATCTTGTTCCTGTTAGCGCTGTTCTTTACGCCATTGGCTGGGTTGATTCCTGATGCCGCAACTGCGCCAGCCTTGATTATTGTTGGTGCCTTGATGATGGAAGGCGTGCGTCATATTGATTTTAGTGATTTTACTGAAGCACTGCCTGCATTTTTGACCATTGTGCTGATGCCGTTTACTTATAGTATTGCAAATGGTGTTTCGGCTGGTTTAGTCGTTTATCCACTTCTGAAATTGATCACTGGTCGTGGTCGCGAAGTTCATTGGATTATTTATGTCTTAGCGGTATTGGTTATTGCCAGATTTATTTTCTTAAATGAAGGTTAA
- the mqnC gene encoding cyclic dehypoxanthine futalosine synthase, with protein MSCLSPDQTLKMFEHSDILELGQTADALRNKLHPGNLVTFVIDRNINYTNICSSECRFCAFYRRQTHQDAYVLENEIILEKIRETIDAGGTQVMLQGGLHPELGLDYYLNLLSLIKKNYQITIHSFSPAEVLHISRHAGLSVTETLIRLKAAGLDSLPGGGAEILVDEVRQRVSPKKISAGDWLAVMEAAHTVGLESTATMVIGMGETYAHRIEHMEKIRALQEKTGGFRAFITWTFQPGNTELGGEKTSAWDYLKTLALTRLYLDNIKHIQGSWVTQGQNIGQLTLAFGANDLGSIMLEENVVRAAGTAYQMSIDKMVSMIRAAGKIPAQRDTEYSIIKRF; from the coding sequence ATGAGTTGCTTGTCGCCAGACCAAACTTTAAAAATGTTTGAGCATAGCGATATACTAGAGCTGGGACAAACGGCTGATGCTCTGCGGAACAAGCTGCACCCTGGTAATCTAGTTACTTTTGTTATTGATCGCAATATTAACTATACCAATATTTGTTCAAGTGAGTGCCGATTCTGTGCTTTTTATCGCCGGCAGACCCATCAAGATGCTTATGTATTAGAAAATGAAATTATTTTAGAAAAAATTAGAGAAACTATTGATGCTGGCGGCACCCAAGTTATGCTGCAGGGTGGACTGCATCCTGAACTTGGCTTGGATTATTACTTAAATTTGTTAAGTCTCATCAAGAAAAATTATCAAATTACTATTCATTCATTTTCACCAGCAGAAGTATTGCATATTTCCCGCCACGCAGGATTAAGTGTAACAGAAACTCTCATTCGACTCAAAGCTGCTGGCTTGGACTCACTGCCCGGCGGCGGTGCTGAAATTTTAGTGGATGAAGTAAGGCAGCGGGTAAGTCCGAAAAAAATTAGTGCCGGTGATTGGTTAGCGGTTATGGAAGCAGCGCATACTGTGGGGCTGGAAAGCACAGCTACTATGGTTATTGGTATGGGTGAGACCTATGCTCACCGGATTGAGCATATGGAGAAAATCAGAGCCTTGCAAGAAAAGACCGGTGGTTTTCGAGCTTTTATCACTTGGACTTTTCAGCCAGGGAATACTGAATTAGGCGGCGAAAAGACATCAGCCTGGGATTATTTAAAGACACTGGCTTTAACCAGGCTTTATTTAGATAATATTAAGCATATTCAAGGCTCTTGGGTTACGCAGGGACAAAATATTGGTCAATTGACGCTGGCTTTTGGTGCTAATGATTTAGGCAGCATTATGCTGGAGGAAAATGTAGTTCGTGCGGCAGGTACTGCCTATCAGATGTCTATTGACAAAATGGTCAGCATGATTAGAGCGGCGGGCAAAATTCCAGCCCAACGGGATACTGAGTATTCTATCATCAAAAGATTTTAG
- the guaA gene encoding GMP synthase [glutamine-hydrolyzing], which yields MESKQNEMILIMDFGGQYSQLIARRIRECGVYCEIVPFNTSVEKIRALKPKGIVFSGGPSSVYSENAPKCDAAVFEIDIPVLGICYGMQLTANLLGGEVAHATSREYGNTRLLVDRNEGLFAEIAGETQVWMSHGDYINTPPNEFVVTAHTDNTPVAAMANDKRRIYGVQFHPEVVHTPEGMKLLRNFLFNVCGCSGDWDMGSFVDQAIQSIREQVGDKRVLCALSGGIDSSVAAVLVHRAIGDQLTCVFVNHGFLRKGEPEQVVKTFRDGFKMNLVYADVVDRFMNRMTGVTDPEEKRKIIGDEFIRVFETEATKLGEIDFLVQGTLYPDVIESGTATAAVIKSHHNVGGLPEDMKFKLVEPLRDLFKDEVRALARELNLPEDIVWRQPFPGPGLAIRIIGEVTEERLEILREADAIVHQEIKNADLYRKVWQSFAVLPAMKSVGVMGDERTYAYTVGLRVVSSEDGMTADWVRLPYEVIDNISRRIVNEVKGVNRIVYDVTSKPPSTIEWE from the coding sequence ATGGAAAGCAAGCAAAATGAAATGATTCTGATTATGGATTTCGGCGGGCAATATAGTCAATTAATTGCCAGACGAATTCGCGAGTGCGGCGTATATTGTGAAATTGTGCCGTTCAATACGTCTGTGGAAAAAATTCGGGCACTTAAGCCTAAAGGAATTGTATTCTCTGGCGGGCCTTCAAGCGTATATAGTGAAAATGCGCCTAAATGTGATGCAGCAGTATTTGAAATTGATATTCCAGTGTTAGGAATTTGCTATGGTATGCAGTTAACTGCTAATTTATTAGGTGGCGAGGTTGCTCATGCTACTTCCCGGGAATATGGCAATACCCGTCTGCTTGTTGACCGCAATGAGGGGCTGTTTGCTGAAATAGCTGGTGAAACTCAGGTTTGGATGAGTCACGGCGATTATATCAATACACCTCCTAACGAATTTGTTGTTACAGCACATACCGACAATACGCCTGTTGCTGCGATGGCAAATGATAAACGCCGCATTTATGGTGTTCAATTCCATCCTGAAGTTGTACATACTCCAGAAGGAATGAAATTGCTGCGCAATTTCTTGTTTAATGTTTGCGGCTGCAGCGGTGATTGGGATATGGGATCCTTTGTTGATCAAGCGATCCAGTCCATTCGTGAACAAGTTGGCGATAAGCGTGTGCTTTGCGCCCTAAGCGGCGGGATTGACTCTTCAGTAGCTGCTGTACTTGTACATCGGGCTATTGGTGATCAATTAACCTGTGTGTTTGTCAACCATGGCTTCCTGCGCAAAGGTGAGCCTGAGCAGGTTGTGAAAACCTTCCGCGATGGTTTTAAAATGAACTTAGTGTATGCTGATGTTGTAGATCGTTTTATGAATCGTATGACTGGTGTAACCGATCCGGAAGAAAAGCGCAAAATTATTGGTGACGAATTTATTCGCGTTTTTGAAACAGAGGCTACTAAACTGGGAGAAATCGATTTCTTAGTACAAGGCACGCTGTATCCGGATGTCATTGAAAGCGGCACGGCTACTGCGGCTGTAATCAAGAGCCATCATAATGTCGGCGGCTTACCGGAGGACATGAAGTTTAAGCTTGTTGAGCCTTTACGGGATCTATTTAAAGATGAAGTGCGCGCTTTGGCACGTGAACTGAACTTACCTGAAGATATTGTCTGGCGTCAGCCTTTCCCAGGACCAGGACTAGCCATTCGTATTATCGGAGAAGTTACCGAAGAGCGATTGGAAATATTACGCGAAGCGGATGCCATTGTGCATCAAGAAATTAAGAATGCCGACTTATACCGTAAAGTATGGCAATCATTCGCTGTACTGCCTGCCATGAAGAGTGTAGGCGTTATGGGTGATGAGCGTACCTATGCTTATACTGTTGGACTCAGGGTGGTATCCAGTGAAGATGGTATGACCGCTGATTGGGTTCGACTGCCTTATGAAGTTATCGATAATATTTCCCGTCGTATTGTCAATGAAGTGAAAGGCGTAAATCGGATTGTTTATGATGTAACGTCTAAACCTCCATCTACAATTGAGTGGGAATGA
- the mqnA gene encoding chorismate dehydratase has translation MEKPRLGHIKFINCLPLAYSLQYGGFAADMEVYSDVPSTLNSQIVNGKLDVSPVSSIVYARHHENLFVIPNVSISANGALQSILLVSKRPIEALNKAKVALTAKSETSHCLLKIVLHDAYQAQPEYFITDLTTETEVLNHADAVLFIGDDALYHYHHRHEGLYYYDVGAEWKKLTGLPMVYAVWVTRREFARQSPMLLQTAYERVIGGFRYGLDHLNQAIAAYVDKLPFSAQQVHHYLTLLNWSFTSDHERALLTFYERAYHIGLIEKVPAIEFAEVKK, from the coding sequence ATGGAAAAGCCACGTTTAGGACATATTAAATTTATCAACTGCCTGCCATTGGCGTATAGCTTACAATATGGCGGCTTTGCTGCCGACATGGAAGTTTATTCAGATGTACCTTCAACCCTAAATAGTCAAATTGTGAATGGCAAGCTGGACGTTAGTCCGGTTTCATCCATTGTGTATGCTCGTCATCATGAGAACCTTTTTGTTATTCCAAACGTTTCAATCAGTGCCAATGGTGCGTTACAAAGTATTCTACTGGTTTCCAAACGCCCCATTGAGGCGTTGAATAAAGCTAAGGTAGCGCTTACCGCAAAATCGGAAACATCGCATTGCTTGCTGAAAATTGTGCTACATGATGCTTACCAGGCGCAACCGGAATATTTTATTACCGACTTAACCACTGAGACTGAGGTATTGAATCATGCCGATGCCGTATTATTCATTGGTGACGATGCCTTATATCATTACCATCATCGACATGAGGGGTTATACTATTATGATGTTGGGGCAGAGTGGAAGAAGCTGACCGGATTGCCAATGGTCTATGCCGTCTGGGTGACAAGGCGTGAGTTTGCTCGCCAGAGTCCTATGTTGCTGCAGACTGCTTATGAGCGGGTAATTGGAGGCTTTCGCTATGGATTGGATCATCTTAACCAAGCCATTGCCGCATATGTGGACAAGCTGCCTTTTAGTGCCCAACAAGTTCATCACTATTTGACGCTGCTTAATTGGTCTTTTACAAGTGATCATGAACGGGCCTTGCTTACTTTCTATGAACGGGCCTATCATATTGGCCTTATTGAGAAAGTACCGGCTATTGAGTTTGCGGAGGTGAAAAAATGA